A section of the Kluyveromyces lactis strain NRRL Y-1140 chromosome F complete sequence genome encodes:
- the MCA1 gene encoding Ca(2+)-dependent cysteine protease MCA1 (similar to uniprot|Q08601 Saccharomyces cerevisiae YOR197W MCA1 Putative cysteine protease similar to mammalian caspases), which yields MYPGRAKPTYNNQQAQQAQSQVGYQTGYSNAQPQQQYYTAPQQQNVSGSSMSFQHQFYPPPNQSPPQYNTGQYARPAAPPPGQQNYRNDIQQNHASGTVNGPSGYQQPQAMYKPPSQVQHTGPNNQVAYQYSQCTGRRKALLIGINYFGSANELRGCINDSHNMFNFLTQRYGYKAEDIVMLNDDTTDPVRVPTKANMLRAMQWLVKDARPNDALFFHYSGHGGQTEDLDGDEEDGMDDVIYPVDFQMAGHIVDDDMHAIMVSPLQPGVRLTALFDSCHSGTVLDLPYTYSTKGVIKEPNMWKDVGSSGLQAAMAYATGNTTSLVSSLGNVFTTITKSNNNVDRERVKQIKFSPADVIMFSGSKDNQTSADATENGQNTGAMSWAFLTVLSKQPQQSYLSLLQNMRAELSSKYTQKPQLSCSHEIDTNLQFLL from the coding sequence ATGTATCCAGGTCGTGCCAAACCAACATATAACAACCAGCAAGCTCAACAGGCTCAAAGCCAAGTTGGATATCAAACTGGCTACTCGAATGCTCAGCCTCAACAGCAGTATTATACGGCTcctcaacaacaaaatgTCAGTGGTTCGTCAATGTCCTTCCAACACCAGTTCTACCCTCCTCCTAACCAAAGCCCGCCACAATATAACACTGGTCAGTACGCCAGACCTGCTGCCCCACCTCCAGGCCAACAGAATTACAGAAATGATATTCAACAGAATCATGCTTCAGGTACTGTGAATGGTCCTTCTGGGTACCAACAGCCACAGGCTATGTATAAACCTCCTTCTCAGGTTCAGCACACTGGGCCAAACAACCAAGTTGCGTACCAATACTCCCAGTGTACTGGTAGACGCAAAGCTCTATTAATTGGTATTAATTATTTTGGTTCTGCGAACGAATTGCGTGGTTGTATCAATGACTCCCATAACatgttcaatttcttgacTCAAAGGTATGGTTACAAAGCCGAGGATATAGTTATGCTAAATGATGATACTACCGACCCTGTGAGAGTTCCTACGAAAGCCAATATGCTGAGGGCTATGCAATGGTTAGTTAAGGACGCAAGACCTAATGATGCATTGTTTTTCCATTATTCTGGCCATGGTGGACAAACGGAAGATCTTGACGGTGATGAAGAGGATGGAATGGATGACGTTATATACCCTGTTGACTTCCAAATGGCTGGTCatattgttgatgatgatatgcATGCGATCATGGTTTCTCCTTTGCAGCCCGGTGTGAGATTAACTGCATTATTTGATTCGTGCCATTCTGGTACAGTATTAGATTTGCCATACACTTACTCGACAAAAGGTGTGATAAAAGAACCTAACATGTGGAAGGACGTTGGTTCTAGTGGTTTACAGGCTGCTATGGCATACGCTACTGGTAATACAACCAGTTTGGTCAGTTCTTTAGGAAATGTATTCACCACCATCACCAAGTCCAATAATAACGTCGACAGAGAAAGAGTTAAGCAAATAAAATTCTCGCCAGCTGATGTCATCATGTTTAGTGGTTCAAAAGATAATCAAACGTCGGCTGATGCTACTGAAAATGGTCAAAACACTGGTGCAATGTCCTGGGCTTTCTTAACAGTACTATCAAAACAACCTCAACAGTCCTACTTAAGCTTATTGCAAAATATGAGAGCCGAGTTAAGTAGCAAATACACTCAAAAGCCCCAATTATCTTGTTCGCATGAAATCGATACCAATCTTCAGTTCCTACTATGA
- the BFR1 gene encoding Bfr1p (similar to uniprot|P38934 Saccharomyces cerevisiae YOR198C BFR1 Component of mRNP complexes associated with polyribosomes) — MSTARPKQHIQKPDVTVRDKKLEPLNVQLKKIDQELSLIKQQIDNTDFSKDAKNSKEKLQGELKEVIKTQSDLKAKRQQIHDQIKFLDAQIKRKSGEINDLVGKNKKFQNVGQIKQRLAEIDDEIASGDLSLVEERLRVKEMQSLHKLSKDFQVVEPIRKSIEEEKEQIDALKKELNASNPKEVAAKFETIQGQINNLNSKNQVVYDKRKTLITKRSALYNKRDEIYTQIRKIRGDFDNEFKSFKKKLDEQRLKREEDEKLSKILEDKEEKVGKLQERLNHAKQPAFTFELESIENMLTVLDPTYVKPVKNVLGIDFGSTSQQTATPTKTVDSEGLVPIVKEREGFFSASTASKSKKHKKKAQSTKFSLEPSMIALLAELDIRVPLSKGDVPATVEQLKAKHEDLTAKQPEATEKNIAEAEEQLKKLNLEYEAKEQKVKEEIEAKKLKEQKEKEDAAAADAAVPTEA; from the coding sequence ATGTCCACTGCTAGACCAAAACAACATATTCAGAAACCTGATGTTACTGTCAGAGACAAGAAGCTAGAGCCATTGAATgttcagttgaagaagattgatcaagaattaTCATTGATCAAGCAACAAATTGATAATACCGATTTCTCCAAAGATGCTAAGAATTCAAAGGAAAAGCTGCAAggtgaattgaaggaagtGATCAAAACTCAATCGGACTTGAAGGCTAAGAGACAACAAATCCATGACCAGATTAAGTTCTTGGATGCTCAAATCAAACGTAAATCTGGTGAGATCAACGATTTGGTCGGtaagaacaagaagttcCAAAATGTTGGTCAAATCAAGCAAAGATTGGCTGAAATTGACGATGAAATCGCTTCTGGTGACTTATCCTTGGTGGAGGAAAGGTTAAGAGTCAAGGAAATGCAAAGTTTGCACAAATTGTCCAAAGATTTCCAAGTTGTGGAACCAATTAGAAAATCTATcgaagaagagaaagaacaaattgatgctttgaagaaggaattGAACGCTTCTAACCCGAAGGAGGTTGCCGCAAAGTTCGAAACTATCCAAGGTCAGATCAATAACTTAAACTCTAAGAACCAAGTTGTTTACGACAAGAGAAAGACTTTAATCACTAAGCGTTCTGCCTTGTACAACAAGCGTGACGAAATCTACACTCAAATTAGGAAGATCAGAGGTGATTTCGACAACGAATTCAAGtcattcaagaagaagttggaTGAGCAGCGTTTGAAACGtgaagaagacgaaaaACTATCCAAGATCTTAGAAgataaggaagaaaaagtgGGCAAGCTACAAGAAAGACTAAACCATGCCAAACAGCCTGCTTTCACCTTCGAATTGGAATCCATTGAGAATATGTTGACTGTTTTGGATCCAACTTACGTTAAGCCAGTGAAGAACGTCTTGGGTATCGATTTCGGTAGCACATCTCAACAAACTGCCACCCCAACTAAGACTGTTGATTCTGAAGGGTTAGTGCCAATCGTTAAGGAAAGAGAAGGATTCTTCTCCGCTTCAACCGCTtccaaatcaaagaaacacaaGAAGAAGGCGCAATCTACAAAGTTCTCTCTAGAGCCATCCATGATCGCCTTGTTGGCCGAATTAGATATCAGAGTACCATTATCCAAGGGCGATGTTCCAGCCACTGTTGAACAGTTGAAGGCTAAGCATGAGGACTTGACTGCCAAGCAACCAGAAGCtactgaaaagaacattGCAGAAGCTGAAGAACAGCTCAAGAAACTTAACTTAGAGTACGAAGCTAAAGAACAGAAAGTtaaggaagaaattgaagccaaaaaattgaaggaacaaaaggaaaaggagGACGCTGCTGCCGCTGATGCCGCTGTCCCAACTGAAGCTTAA
- the IDI1 gene encoding isopentenyl-diphosphate delta-isomerase IDI1 (highly similar to uniprot|P15496 Saccharomyces cerevisiae YPL117C IDI1 Isopentenyl diphosphate:dimethylallyl diphosphate isomerase), with protein sequence MSTQTSTYADLVHSLEQDDILEKFPEVIPLNNRPNTHSTESSGETDNLLDGYDEEQIRLMNENCIVLDWNDTAIGAGTKKLCHLMENINQGLLHRAFSVFLFDSDGKLLLQQRATEKITFADLWTNTCCSHPLCVDDELGLNGSLESKIEGARTAAVRKLEHELGIPPQEVESKGEFHFLNRIHYMAPSDGAWGEHEIDYIFIYQLRKGETLTVEPSTNEVRDIAWVSQEELKQMFADGNLKFTPWFKLICDNYLFQWWNQLNDLNKVENDTKIHRMM encoded by the coding sequence ATGTCAACTCAAACTTCTACCTATGCGGACCTTGTGCATTCATTAGAACAAGATGACATCTTAGAAAAGTTTCCTGAGGTCATCCCATTGAACAACAGACCAAATACACATTCTACTGAATCCTCTGGCGAAACGGATAATTTGCTAGATGGATATGATGAGGAACAAATCAGATTGATGAATGAAAATTGTATAGTTTTGGATTGGAACGATACTGCGATTGGTGCTGGTACAAAAAAACTATGTCATTTGATGGAGAACATCAACCAAGGTCTATTACATCGCGCATTTTCTGTGTTCCTTTTTGACAGCGATGGTAAATTACTATTACAACAACGTGCCACTGAAAAGATTACTTTTGCAGATCTTTGGACCAACACATGCTGTTCACACCCTTTGTGCGTCGATGACGAACTTGGACTGAACGGCTCTTTGGAAAGTAAAATAGAGGGTGCCAGAACTGCAGCAGTTAGAAAATTGGAACATGAACTAGGTATCCCACCACAAGAGGTTGAATCTAAAGGAGAATTCCACTTTTTGAACCGTATTCATTACATGGCTCCAAGCGATGGTGCTTGGGGAGAACACGAAATTGATTATATATTCATCTatcaattgagaaaagGAGAGACTCTGACCGTCGAGCCAAGCACTAATGAAGTAAGAGATATTGCTTGGGTAtctcaagaagaattaaagCAAATGTTCGCAGATGGTAACCTAAAATTCACTCCATGGTTCAAATTAATTTGTGACAATTATCTATTCCAATGGTGGAATCAATTAaatgatttgaacaaagtcGAAAATGATACCAAAATTCACAGAATGATgtaa
- the MRM1 gene encoding Mrm1p (similar to uniprot|P25270 Saccharomyces cerevisiae YOR201C MRM1 Ribose methyltransferase that modifies a functionally critical nucleotide in mitochondrial 21S rRNA) — protein MLRNITRSYSNKIRSAVKVPNESYIKDRKVTFDRNFPVHKRTKAWEKDGMDKDKWFRKNYAHVHAREKNARLNNGGSDPFDKKKKYYDRIKQEESSKREQFRSHRSEYTKMHPLQGLKPNPLVDYVFGTNSVISALTAKKREYFVKLHHYGPLNTQIQSLCSKNNIQTEEVDKHRLNLYTNYAVHNNVVLECKPLQPPELSHLGLVNHEACTFDKSEIDYDQAVNTREKFMTNDNKKNPLGIYLDEVVDPHNVGAIIRSAYFLGADFMVLSHKNCAPLSPVVSKVSSGTMELLPIFTTAKPLQFFEKSKQDGGWMFVTSHMSISQKGNHLTMNELSGMLNELPVVLVVGNEGNGVRTNLLNRSDFTVEIPFGRDPTEGRNTIDSLNVSVATALLINGFLN, from the coding sequence ATGCTCAGAAACATCACAAGAAGTTATTCGAACAAGATTCGTTCTGCGGTCAAAGTGCCTAACGAATCGTATATTAAGGACAGAAAAGTAACGTTCGATCGGAACTTTCCAGTGCATAAGAGGACTAAGGCTTGGGAGAAAGATGGAATGGATAAAGATAAATGGTTCAGGAAAAATTACGCACATGTTCAtgcaagagaaaaaaatgcaAGGCTGAATAACGGAGGAAGTGACCCATTcgataagaagaaaaagtatTACGATCGGatcaaacaagaagaatcgTCCAAAAGGGAACAGTTTAGAAGTCATAGGTCAGAGTATACTAAAATGCACCCTTTACAAGGTTTAAAGCCTAACCCGTTGGTTGATTACGTTTTTGGTACCAACAGTGTAATTAGTGCCTTAACTGCGAAGAAGAGAGAATATTTCGTAAAGTTGCATCATTACGGACCATTGAATACACAGATTCAATCGTTGTGTTCGAAAAATAATATTCAGACTGAAGAGGTAGATAAACATAGGCTTAATCTATACACTAATTATGCTGTGCATAATAATGTGGTTCTCGAATGTAAACCACTCCAGCCTCCTGAATTATCTCATCTTGGGTTGGTAAACCATGAAGCATGTACATTCGACAAGAGCGAAATTGATTATGATCAAGCAGTAAACACTAGAGAGAAGTTCATGACTAATGATAATAAGAAAAACCCACTGGGAATATACTTAGATGAAGTTGTCGACCCTCATAACGTCGGTGCCATCATCAGAAGTGCATATTTCTTAGGAGCGGATTTTATGGTTCTCTCACACAAGAATTGTGCGCCATTGTCTCCAGTGGTCTCAAAAGTCAGTAGTGGTACAATGGAACTATTACCTATATTTACCACCGCTAAACCCTTGcagttctttgaaaaatccAAACAGGATGGAGGATGGATGTTTGTTACTTCACATATGAGCATTTCACAGAAAGGAAATCACTTAACAATGAATGAATTAAGTGGCATGCTGAACGAGCTACCAGTAGTTTTGGTTGTTGGTAATGAAGGAAACGGTGTTAGAACAAACCTACTGAACAGAAGTGATTTCACTGTAGAGATTCCTTTTGGGAGAGACCCAACCGAGGGACGAAACACTATTGACTCATTGAACGTTAGTGTTGCTACTGCTCTACTAATTAATGGTTTCttaaattga
- the HIS3 gene encoding imidazoleglycerol-phosphate dehydratase HIS3 (highly similar to uniprot|P06633 Saccharomyces cerevisiae YOR202W HIS3 Imidazoleglycerol-phosphate dehydratase), giving the protein MTYPERKAFVSRITNETKIQIAISLNGGPISIENSILQREESDAAKQVTGSQIIDIQTGVGFLDHMIHALAKHSGWSLIVECIGDLHIDDHHTTEDCGIALGQAFKEALGHVRGVKRFGSGYAPLDEALSRAVVDLSNRPYAVIELGLKREKIGDLSCEMIPHFLESFAEAARITLHVDCLRGFNDHHRSESAFKALAIAIKEAISSNGTNDVPSTKGVLM; this is encoded by the coding sequence ATGACTTATCCGGAAAGAAAAGCTTTTGTTTCTAGAATAACGAATGAAACCAAGATTCAAATTGCCATTTCATTGAATGGTGGACCAATTTCTATTGAGAACTCTATTTTACAAAGGGAGGAATCCGATGCTGCTAAGCAGGTAACTGGATCCCAAATCATTGATATTCAGACAGGCGTTGGGTTTTTAGATCACATGATTCATGCTCTTGCGAAGCATTCAGGCTGGTCTTTGATTGTTGAATGTATTGGAGATTTGCATATCGATGACCATCATACCACCGAGGATTGTGGTATTGCTCTTGGCCAAGCCTTTAAGGAAGCTTTGGGTCATGTTCGTGGTGTGAAAAGATTTGGTTCAGGATATGCACCATTAGACGAAGCTTTATCACGTGCTGTTGTGGATCTATCCAATAGACCATACGCAGTAATAGAGTTGGGGTTGAAGAGGGAAAAGATCGGTGACCTTTCATGCGAGATGATACCTCATTTCTTGGAGTCCTTTGCTGAAGCCGCGAGAATAACTTTGCACGTTGATTGTTTGAGAGGCTTTAACGACCATCACAGAAGTGAATCTGCATTCAAAGCACTTGCCATTGCAATCAAAGAGGCTATTTCAAGCAACGGAACCAACGACGTTCCTTCTACTAAGGGTGTTCTAATGTAA
- the MRP51 gene encoding mitochondrial 37S ribosomal protein bS1m (similar to uniprot|Q02950 Saccharomyces cerevisiae YPL118W MRP51 Mitochondrial ribosomal protein of the large subunit MRP51): protein MSHISNLLKNSRIAQVAKTDKPLFRPGNSSHPTHQVIETKPSSLYRQEWGLKASIPSKIKTRYLVYNDLDTQQRLTTFEPMGQYQWNRIRFQEMGLAPRYVEEESNPLFNGKTKRAGKYAPFSNAVNIAHNTAPSEKTRKLKEIDQHRSEFKKWLLEKHPDSIAGVRNENTRPLKALATEFLHEKMGKLNINTAANSEWHIVGTGGLTYNLKGRLRQSPNGVKQKHVVPGRVLSVQGPDRAVAVGGFIAEAKSVGRNPRALQYNMGDFVRQEVLPFAIEDPKVEGGNVTLSASLVEPRNDFSFAQKIGLGQSRSHYTRSDSRNSSRKTVRSVTAEESRSQSEEFLNLLKTTM from the coding sequence ATGTCCCATATATCTAATTTGTTAAAAAATTCCAGGATAGCACAAGTGGCAAAGACGGACAAGCCATTGTTTCGTCCAGGTAACTCTTCTCATCCAACTCATCAAGTGATTGAGACCAAGCCATCCTCCTTATATCGTCAGGAATGGGGTTTGAAGGCAAGCATTCCATCGAAAATCAAGACCAGATATTTGGTTTACAACGATTTGGACACCCAACAAAGACTAACGACTTTTGAACCAATGGGTCAATACCAGTGGAACAGAATCAGATTCCAAGAAATGGGGTTAGCCCCTCGTtacgttgaagaagaatccaatCCTCTATTCAATGGGAAAACCAAGAGGGCCGGAAAATACGCGCCATTCAGCAATGCTGTGAACATTGCTCATAACACTGCGCCTTCTGAAAAGACaagaaagttgaaagaaattgaccAACACAGATCAGAATTCAAGAAGTGGCTGTTAGAGAAACACCCGGATTCCATTGCTGGTGTTAGAAATGAAAACACCAGACCTTTGAAGGCTTTAGCTACTGAATTCTTACATGAAAAGATGGGAAAGTTGAATATTAATACAGCAGCTAACTCGGAGTGGCACATTGTGGGCACCGGTGGTCTAACTTACAACTTGAAAGGTAGACTTAGACAATCTCCAAATGGTGTAAAACAAAAGCACGTTGTGCCAGGCAGAGTTTTATCTGTCCAGGGACCTGATCGCGCAGTCGCTGTTGGTGGTTTCATCGCTGAAGCTAAATCTGTGGGCCGTAATCCTCGTGCTCTACAATACAACATGGGTGATTTTGTCAGACAAGAAGTTTTACCATTTGCCATTGAAGATCCAAAGGTAGAAGGGGGTAATGTAACATTGTCTGCATCTTTAGTAGAACCAAGAAATGACTTCAGTTTTGCTCAGAAGATCGGCTTAGGTCAAAGCAGATCACATTATACCAGATCCGATTCCAGAAActcttcaagaaaaacTGTAAGATCTGTCACCGCCGAAGAATCTAGATCTCAAAGTGAAGAGTTCCTAAACTTATTAAAGACAACCATGTAA
- a CDS encoding uncharacterized protein (similar to uniprot|P48813 Saccharomyces cerevisiae YDR508C GNP1 High-affinity glutamine permease also transports Leu Ser Thr Cys Met and Asn) has protein sequence MTEECLKEVATFSNLSDPTRTNSIDTTADVTLPKNELKQSIKPFHVFMMSTATGIGTGLLVGNGRSIAIAGVGGTLVGYLIIGIMLTCCMQTVGELVVAFPSMPGGFTSYGKRFIDPSVGFTISWLFFLNWTVVLPLEICVASMTINFWNENINPSIVVALCYSLVCGVNFFGARCYADADCIFNCLKVLMILGFIILGIFVNTGVVGTSGYLGFKYFHSPGFFRNDEGLFKSIAATLITACFSTGGTEFVALSCAEQNTEDMPRSIKRASIQVVVRIAIIFCVSLMIIGLLVPFNSPYLMGSGSELTHASPYVVALTTNGVRIIPHIVNAIILLSIISVANNAMYSSSRTLHSLAEQGFAMKYFCKLDESGKPFRCLCVSAFTGLFSFIAEYKDQETVFVWLLSISGLSTIFTWSMTCVSHLRFRKAMKDQDQALDQLGYQSPCGVYGSYISLFICAIILIVQFWVSLFPLESNGRLNVVSFLQNYMAVPITIVLYLGHKAYTGNWKPFIRAPEIDIQTDRDIYCVDEVTGKKSVFVELLDSGDMCSKLSDNLVK, from the coding sequence ATGACTGAAGAATGTTTAAAAGAAGTTGCAACTTTTTCCAACCTCTCAGATCCCACAAGAACGAACAGTATCGATACTACAGCTGATGTTACTCTTCCCAAAAATGAGTTAAAACAGTCAATTAAACCGTTTCATGTTTTCATGATGTCTACTGCAACAGGTATTGGGACCGGTTTATTAGTGGGGAACGGTAGATCAATTGCTATTGCGGGGGTTGGTGGTACTTTAGTTGGTTACTTAATTATTGGTATTATGTTGACATGTTGCATGCAAACTGTTGGTGAGCTTGTTGTTGCTTTTCCAAGTATGCCTGGTGGGTTTACATCTTATGGAAAGCGTTTCATAGACCCGTCTGTGGGCTTTACCATTTCTTGGTTATTTTTTCTAAATTGGACTGTCGTTTTGCCATTAGAAATATGTGTCGCTTCTATGACTATCAACTTTTGGAACGAAAATATCAATCCTTCTATCGTTGTTGCATTATGTTATTCCTTGGTATGCGGGGtgaatttctttggtgCAAGGTGTTATGCGGACGCTGATTGCATTTTCAACTGTTTGAAAGTGCTTATGATCCTTGGGTTCATAATTTTAGGTATTTTCGTTAACACTGGTGTTGTCGGCACTAGCGGATATTTGggtttcaaatatttccatAGTCCAGGGTTCTTTAGAAACGATGAGGGGCTTTTCAAGTCAATTGCTGCAACGTTGATAACTGCCTGCTTTAGTACCGGTGGTACCGAGTTTGTCGCCTTGAGTTGTGCTGAACAGAATACAGAAGACATGCCAAGAAGTATTAAAAGGGCGTCAATACAAGTTGTTGTACGAATTGCCATCATTTTTTGcgtttctttgatgattaTTGGATTATTAGTGCCCTTTAATTCCCCATATTTGATGGGGTCTGGATCAGAACTGACCCATGCATCTCCATATGTGGTCGCATTAACAACCAATGGTGTTAGGATAATACCTCATATTGTTAATGCAATTATTCTATTGTCTATTATTTCTGTCGCAAACAATGCGATGTATAGTAGCTCAAGAACATTACATTCCTTAGCTGAACAAGGATTTGCgatgaaatatttttgTAAATTGGATGAAAGTGGTAAGCCGTTTAGATGTCTTTGCGTTTCAGCATTTACTGGtttattttcattcataGCCGAATATAAGGACCAGGAAACAGTCTTCGTTTGGTTATTGTCAATCAGCGGTCTTTCCACTATCTTTACTTGGAGTATGACCTGTGTGTCTCATTTGAGATTCAGAAAGGCAATGaaagatcaagatcaaGCTTTAGACCAATTAGGATATCAATCACCATGTGGTGTATATGGCAGTTACATCTCGTTGTTTATTTGTGCCATTATTTTGATAGTACAATTTTGGGTATCATTGTTTCCTTTAGAATCCAACGGTAGGCTGAATGTCGTCTCATTCCTTCAAAATTATATGGCTGTTCCAATTACCATCGTACTTTACCTTGGTCATAAAGCTTACACAGGGAACTGGAAACCTTTTATTAGAGCACCTGAGATTGACATTCAGACCGATCGTGACATCTACTGTGTTGATGAGGTTACTGGAAAAAAATCAGTTTTTGTTGAGCTTCTGGATAGCGGAGACATGTGCTCGAAACTATCTGATAACCTTGTCAAGTAG
- a CDS encoding DEAD/DEAH box helicase (similar to uniprot|P06634 Saccharomyces cerevisiae YOR204W DED1 ATP-dependent DEAD (Asp-Glu-Ala-Asp)-box RNA helicase required for translation initiation of all yeast mRNAs) produces the protein MSDIAENMSNLSVQDNDSGATSGDSRRSYVPPHVRGQQRSGSGNYRGRSDNFGGNERSFFGNERRGGGYSRGGRGSVNWGGSNWGGRNDSRGSGGYGGGNSSGRWIDGKHVPAAKNANLELELFGVAEDKSFQSSGINFDNYDDIPVEASGNDVPEPISEFHSPPLDPLLLDNIKLARFTKPTPVQKYSVPIVAAGRDLMACAQTGSGKTGGFLFPVLSESFSSGPASTPEAAGNSYIKKVYPTAVILAPTRELATQIYDEAKKFTYRSWVKPMVVYGGASIDNQIKQMRYGCNLLVATPGRLTDLLERRYISLANVKYLVLDEADRMLDMGFEPQIRRIVEGSDMPSVDNRQTLMFSATFPSEIQHLASDFLKDYVFLSVGRVGSTSENITQKILYVEDFDKNDTLLDLLAASNEGLTLIFVETKRAADSLTDFLIMEGFKATAIHGDRTQGERERALSAFKTGRATILVATAVAARGLDIPNVTHVINFDLPNDIDDYVHRIGRTGRAGNTGVATTFFNRGNKNVAKELVSLLSEANQEVPSFLTTIMREASSGRGGARGGRGGYNRGNSTRDFRRGGAPSGGFSSGGGSSGGWGNGGGSSGGWGNSSGNWGNSSNSSNSNSGWW, from the coding sequence ATGTCTGATATTGCGGAAAACATGTCTAATTTGTCTGTTCAGGACAATGATTCTGGTGCAACTTCAGGTGACAGCAGACGTTCTTATGTTCCTCCTCATGTGAGAGGCCAACAAAGAAGTGGTAGCGGTAACTATCGTGGTCGTTCTGATAACTTCGGTGGTAACGAGAGATCCTTCTTTGGTAACGAAAGAAGAGGCGGTGGATACAGCAGAGGCGGTAGAGGTTCCGTCAACTGGGGTGGTTCCAACTGGGGTGGCAGAAACGACAGTAGAGGTTCTGGCGGTTACGGTGGTGGTAACTCATCTGGTAGATGGATCGACGGTAAGCACGTCCCAGCTGCCAAGAACGCTAACTTGGAATTAGAGTTGTTCGGTGTTGCTGAGGACAAGAGTTTCCAATCCTCTGGTATCAACTTCGATAACTACGACGATATTCCAGTCGAAGCCTCTGGTAATGATGTTCCAGAACCAATCAGTGAATTCCACTCTCCTCCATTGGATCCTTTGTTATTGGACAATATTAAGTTGGCCAGATTCACCAAGCCAACTCCAGTTCAAAAATACTCTGTTCCAATCGTCGCTGCTGGTAGAGATTTAATGGCTTGTGCTCAAACTGGTTCCGGTAAGACTGGTGGTTTCTTGTTCCCAGTTCTGTCTGAATCATTCTCCAGTGGTCCAGCCTCAACCCCAGAAGCTGCCGGTAACTCTTACATCAAGAAGGTTTACCCAACCGCCGTGATCTTGGCCCCAACCAGAGAATTGGCTACTCAAATTTACGATGAAGCTAAAAAGTTCACTTACAGATCGTGGGTTAAACCTATGGTCGTTTACGGTGGTGCCAGTATCGACAACCAAATTAAACAAATGAGATACGGTTGCAACTTGTTGGTTGCCACTCCAGGTCGTTTGACTGATTTATTGGAACGTCGTTACATCTCTCTTGCCAACGTTAAGTACTTGGTTTTGGATGAAGCTGATAGAATGTTGGATATGGGTTTCGAACCTCAAATCAGGAGAATTGTGGAAGGTTCTGACATGCCATCTGTTGATAACAGACAAACATTAATGTTTTCCGCCACTTTCCCAAGTGAAATCCAACATTTGGCTTCcgatttcttgaaggaCTACGTTTTCTTGTCCGTTGGTAGAGTTGGTTCTACATCCGAAAATATTACCCAAAAGATTCTTTACGTTGAAGACTTCGACAAGAACGATACTTTGTTGGACTTGTTGGCCGCTAGTAATGAAGGTTTGACCTTGATTTTCGTTGAAACTAAGAGAGCCGCAGATTCCTTGACTGACTTCTTGATCATGGAAGGTTTCAAGGCTACTGCTATCCATGGTGACCGTACACAAGGTGAACGTGAACGTGCGTTGTCTGCTTTCAAGACCGGTAGAGCTACTATCTTGGTTGCTACCGCTGTCGCTGCTAGAGGTTTGGATATTCCAAACGTTACTCATGTTATCAACTTTGACTTGCCAAATGATATCGATGATTACGTCCACAGAATTGGTAGAACTGGTCGTGCCGGTAACACCGGTGTTGCTACTACCTTCTTTAACCGTGGTAACAAGAATGTCGCTAAGGAATTGGTTAGTTTGTTGAGTGAAGCTAATCAAGAGGTTCCATCCTTCTTGACCACCATCATGAGAGAAGCTTCTAGCGGCAGAGGCGGTGCCAGAGGTGGCCGTGGTGGTTACAACCGTGGCAACAGCACCAGAGATTTCCGTCGCGGTGGCGCCCCCTCTGGTGGCTTCAGCAGCGGTGGCGGTTCCAGCGGCGGCTGGGGTAACGGTGGCGGCTCCAGCGGTGGCTGGGGTAACTCTTCCGGTAACTGGGGTAACTCTTCTAACTCCTCAAACTCTAACTCTGGTTGGTGGTAA